A single window of Anomaloglossus baeobatrachus isolate aAnoBae1 chromosome 5, aAnoBae1.hap1, whole genome shotgun sequence DNA harbors:
- the LOC142310094 gene encoding olfactory receptor 11L1-like, whose product MNQTRVTEFILLGVGNLHGFNITLFILFLIIFLFTVMGNLLIIILVCTNAQLQSPMYYFLCHLSFSDLMIATNIVPNMLGAFLFGGKIMTFLGCIIQFYFFSGTTIAECFLLSVMSYDRYLAICNPLRYSSIMDFRCQVGLSLLPWLLGLTLNLIAVMPVSNFNFCHDNIINHFFCDLFPLQKLSCSDTSLVELEVFLFSMPIFILPCGFIIGTYVYIFCTIAKIPTTTGKEKTFSTCSSHLIVVGTFYGTLIAKYMIPSKGHSLLINKIVSLLHTVFTPLFNPIIYSLRNQDIRRTLNKVADQ is encoded by the coding sequence ATGAACCAAACAAGAGTGACCGAATTCATTCTATTGGGTGTCGGAAACCTTCATGGCTTCAACATTACACTATTCATTCTTTTCTTGATCATTTTTCTTTTTACAGTTATGGGAAACCTTCTTATCATCATACTGGTTTGCACAAATGCACAGCTCCAGTCCCCAATGTATTATTTTCTTTGTCATCTTTCCTTTTCTGACCTTATGATTGCCACGAACATTGTTCCCAACATGCTTGGTGCCTTTCTGTTTGGAGGGAAAATAATGACTTTTCTTGGCTGTATCATTCAGTTTTATTTCTTCAGTGGTACAACCATTGCAGAGTGTTTTCTTCTATCGGTGATGTCCTATGATCGATACTTAGCCATCTGCAACCCCTTACGGTACTCTAGCATCATGGACTTTAGGTGCCAGGTTGGTCTTTCACTATTGCCATGGTTGCTGGGTCTTACTCTCAATCTTATAGCAGTTATGCCTGTATCAAACTTTAATTTTTGCCATGACAATATCATTAACCACTTCTTTTGTGACCTTTTTCCTCTTCAGAAGCTTTCTTGCTCGGACACTTCTCTTGTAGAACTGGAAGTCTTTCTATTTTCTATGCCAATATTTATCCTTCCTTGTGGTTTTATCATAGGAACCTATGTGTATATCTTCTGCACTATAGCAAAAATCCCAACTACAACTGGCAAAGAAAAAACCTTTTCTACCTGTAGTTCTCATCTTATTGTTGTGGGGACATTTTATGGGACGCTAATAGCTAAATACATGATCCCATCTAAAGGACATTCCCTGCTTATTAATAAGATTGTATCCTTACTACACACTGTATTTACTCCTCTGTTTAACCCTATAATATACAGCCTCAGAAATCAAGATATAAGGAGGACGCTTAACAAAGTTGCCGATCAATAA